Proteins co-encoded in one Dyella humicola genomic window:
- a CDS encoding DMT family transporter → MSALSSRTATFATVGLISVTAVWGSTFFLIKDLVTRMPVADFLAVRFLIAAFVMLVFFHRPLMRLSRREWGQGVALGAIFGIAQLLQTSGLEHTSASISGFVTGMYVVFTPLLGTVLMRQRLPPVTWIAVLLSVGGLGLLALHGLSIGYGVWLTLASAALYGLHIVGLGAWSRAGSAFALSTVQVMVIAAICLFATLPAGPVLPPDRDAWMAVVYMALAAGAGAMLVQTWAQAHLSPTRAAIVMTLEPVFAAGFAVSFGHDALTWRMLAGGMLVLAAMYLVELAPRRGGMTVEGLHHEV, encoded by the coding sequence ATGAGTGCTCTGTCGTCGCGCACGGCGACGTTCGCAACGGTCGGGCTAATTTCTGTCACCGCGGTCTGGGGCTCCACTTTCTTCCTGATCAAGGATCTGGTGACGCGCATGCCAGTGGCCGATTTCCTGGCCGTTCGCTTCCTCATCGCCGCGTTCGTCATGCTGGTGTTCTTCCACCGCCCATTAATGCGATTGAGCCGGCGGGAGTGGGGGCAGGGCGTCGCGCTTGGCGCGATTTTTGGCATCGCACAGTTGTTGCAGACCTCCGGCCTGGAGCACACGTCGGCGAGCATCAGCGGATTCGTCACCGGCATGTACGTGGTGTTTACGCCGCTGCTCGGCACCGTGCTGATGCGCCAACGCCTGCCGCCCGTCACCTGGATTGCTGTGCTGCTCTCGGTGGGCGGCCTGGGCCTGCTCGCCTTGCATGGTCTTAGCATCGGCTACGGCGTATGGCTCACGCTGGCCTCGGCAGCCCTGTACGGCTTGCACATTGTTGGCTTGGGCGCGTGGTCGCGGGCGGGAAGCGCCTTTGCGCTGTCTACCGTGCAGGTGATGGTGATCGCGGCCATCTGTCTGTTCGCGACCTTGCCGGCCGGTCCGGTCCTGCCTCCCGATCGCGATGCATGGATGGCGGTCGTCTACATGGCGTTGGCTGCCGGCGCAGGGGCCATGCTGGTGCAGACATGGGCACAGGCGCATCTGTCGCCGACGCGCGCAGCGATCGTGATGACGCTTGAGCCGGTGTTTGCCGCCGGCTTTGCAGTGAGTTTTGGCCACGACGCGTTGACCTGGCGAATGCTTGCTGGCGGCATGTTGGTGTTGGCGGCGATGTATCTGGTGGAGTTGGCGCCGCGGCGCGGTGGGATGACGGTTGAGGGTTTGCACCACGAGGTGTAG
- a CDS encoding RDD family protein: protein MDAMLAAGHVACKRSLISGRTPMTSSTLSADVTCPLWRRLAALIYDLLAVVAMVMVVGYVCQRVTGGTLIRTDGHTQIAWWYQPLQALVVSAYFVVSWLRGGQTLGMRAWRIRVTASDGGRPTRAQALIRLLAAALPMLLLGLAPWIGTRGALWAVVLGWVTWFGVAAIDPRRRALHDLAARTELRRIS from the coding sequence ATGGACGCGATGCTCGCCGCCGGCCACGTCGCGTGCAAGCGCTCATTAATCAGTGGCCGCACCCCGATGACCTCCAGCACGCTTTCCGCCGATGTGACCTGCCCGCTGTGGCGCCGCCTGGCCGCGCTGATCTACGACTTGCTGGCCGTGGTCGCGATGGTCATGGTGGTGGGCTACGTCTGCCAGCGCGTCACCGGCGGCACCCTGATCCGCACGGATGGCCATACCCAGATCGCCTGGTGGTATCAGCCGCTGCAGGCGCTGGTGGTGTCGGCTTACTTCGTCGTGTCCTGGCTGCGCGGTGGCCAGACCCTGGGCATGCGCGCGTGGCGCATTCGCGTCACCGCCAGCGACGGCGGTCGCCCGACGCGGGCCCAAGCCCTGATACGACTGCTGGCGGCGGCGCTACCGATGCTGCTGCTGGGGCTGGCACCCTGGATCGGCACGCGGGGTGCCCTATGGGCCGTCGTCCTCGGTTGGGTGACATGGTTTGGCGTGGCCGCTATTGATCCTCGACGACGCGCCCTGCACGATCTTGCGGCCCGCACCGAGTTGCGCCGCATCAGCTGA
- a CDS encoding polyhydroxyalkanoate depolymerase, with protein MLYQIHEWQRAILGPLSHYADASAKMFSELTSPLSHVPGAQRLAAGYELLHRLGKEYEKPSFNLPQVNAHGEEIAVIERVVLDKPFCQLKRFKRFSDDPDTIEKMKNDPVVLVVAPLSGHHATLLRDTVRTLLHDHKVFITDWVDARMVPTSEGAFHLDDYVAYIQEFIRHIGAHRLHVISVCQPTVPVLAAVSLMAARGEQTPLSMTMMGGPIEPRSNPTGVNNLATTRPLSWFKGNVIHTVPANYPGRGREVYPGFLQHAGFIAMNPGRHVNSHWDFYENLLRGDEDDAESHRKFYDEYNAVLDMPAEYYLDTISTVFQQFLLPRGLWDVAGERVKPSAITTTSLLTIEGELDDIAGIGQTEAAHDLCTGIPVDRRLHRVIESAGHYGIFSGRRWREVVYPQVKDFIRKFDRPQG; from the coding sequence ATGCTTTATCAGATCCACGAGTGGCAGCGCGCCATCCTCGGCCCGCTTAGCCACTACGCCGATGCCAGCGCGAAGATGTTCAGCGAGCTCACCAGTCCGCTGTCGCATGTTCCGGGGGCCCAGCGCCTCGCCGCTGGCTATGAGCTGCTGCACCGACTGGGCAAGGAATACGAGAAGCCGTCCTTCAACCTGCCGCAGGTCAATGCGCATGGTGAGGAAATCGCTGTTATCGAGCGCGTGGTGCTGGACAAGCCGTTCTGCCAGCTGAAGCGCTTCAAGCGCTTCAGCGACGATCCGGACACCATCGAGAAGATGAAGAATGATCCCGTCGTGCTGGTGGTGGCGCCGCTGTCAGGACATCACGCCACCTTGTTGCGCGACACCGTGCGTACCCTGTTGCACGACCACAAGGTGTTCATCACCGACTGGGTCGATGCGCGCATGGTGCCGACCAGCGAAGGCGCGTTCCATCTCGACGACTACGTGGCTTATATTCAGGAATTCATCCGCCACATCGGCGCGCATCGCCTGCATGTGATCTCGGTATGCCAGCCGACCGTGCCGGTGCTCGCTGCCGTGTCGCTGATGGCTGCACGCGGCGAACAGACGCCGCTCAGCATGACCATGATGGGTGGTCCGATCGAGCCGCGCAGCAATCCGACCGGGGTGAACAACCTTGCCACCACGCGGCCGCTGAGCTGGTTCAAGGGCAACGTCATCCACACCGTGCCGGCGAACTATCCGGGGCGCGGTCGCGAGGTCTACCCGGGCTTCCTGCAGCATGCAGGCTTCATCGCCATGAACCCGGGCCGCCACGTCAACTCGCACTGGGATTTCTACGAAAACCTGCTGCGTGGCGACGAGGACGATGCCGAGTCGCACCGCAAGTTCTACGACGAATACAACGCCGTGCTCGACATGCCGGCCGAGTACTACCTCGACACCATCTCCACTGTGTTCCAGCAATTCCTGCTGCCGCGCGGCCTGTGGGATGTGGCCGGCGAACGCGTGAAGCCCAGCGCCATCACCACCACCTCGCTACTCACCATCGAAGGCGAGTTGGACGACATCGCCGGTATCGGCCAGACCGAGGCCGCCCACGATCTGTGCACCGGCATTCCGGTTGACCGCCGCCTGCACCGGGTGATCGAGAGCGCCGGCCACTACGGCATCTTCAGCGGCAGGCGCTGGCGCGAAGTGGTCTATCCGCAGGTGAAGGATTTCATCCGCAAGTTCGATCGCCCGCAGGGCTGA
- a CDS encoding YbdD/YjiX family protein, translated as MKLDFQAIRKWAVQTARLCCGVPDYDVYVKHLREHHPERPVPSYKEFFRERQIARYKGTGGRCC; from the coding sequence ATGAAACTCGACTTCCAGGCCATACGTAAGTGGGCGGTGCAAACCGCCCGCCTCTGCTGCGGCGTCCCCGACTACGACGTCTATGTGAAACACCTGCGCGAACACCATCCCGAGCGCCCGGTGCCCAGCTACAAGGAATTCTTCCGCGAGCGCCAGATCGCCCGCTACAAGGGCACCGGCGGACGTTGCTGCTGA
- the purL gene encoding phosphoribosylformylglycinamidine synthase translates to MIALDGQSALSPFRLERLNARLEAIHRGTRVQSSWFVYFIDAAVMPQGEQRRRLLEVLEAKDAEPETASLWVVPRLGTISPWSSKATDILHGAGFDVHRVERGTAWQVAGLPEEGSPQHEAVMTVLHDAMTQSVLTHLRDAQGLFLAGQPGPLVHIALGGDARAALAKANAELGLALADDEIDYLAERYAELGRDPTDAELFMFAQANSEHCRHKVFNASWTLDGNEQEKSLFGMIKNTHQHSPAHTLSAYKDNAAVIEGYEGMRFFADKDGVWRAHRERVDYAIKVETHNHPTAIAPWPGAATGAGGEIRDEGATGRGAKPKAGLTGFSVSDLRIPGTPRPWEVDRPLPPHMATAFEIMRDGPLGAAAFNNEFGRPCLGGYFRAYEHETGETGVRRGYDKPIMLAGGLANIRSSDVQKREVQPGNKVIVLGGPAMLIGLGGGAASSVASGTSSKELDFASVQRDNAEMERRCQEVIDACWRRGDKNPIVSVHDVGAGGLSNAIPELLNDAGVGGRIDLSRLPCDDPSLSPMQVWSNESQERYVLAIGAEDLAEFEAYCARERCPYAVVGDATAERQLVLHDPRTDTLVIDLPMDVLFGKPPRMHRDATRLKPRVDLVPDLTGIGMDEALLRVLRLPTVGSKSFLITIGDRTVGGLNHRDPMVGPWQVPVADAAVTITDFDGYTGEAMAMAERAPVALLNSADAARLAVGEAITNLAAAPIAALSEVRLSANWMAAVNYPGEDAALFDAVKAVGMELCPELDISIPVGKDSLSMQTVWMDGDQPQRTVSPVSLVITGFARVTDVRRTLTPQLRLDRGDSELWLLDLGACRDRLGGSALTQVFNRGGGVPPDLDDAKRLKGLFDLVQEANAGGLLLAYHDRSDGGVIVTLLEMAFAGHCGLEIQLDGWAEATLRALFNEELGAVVQVASANREAFEALLVKHGLTGMAYRIGRPKEKLGIKLFHNGDTLFKWNWTTLFEAWNETSSAMQRLRDNPMTADAEREWRLDDADPGISPKLSFNPAEDIAAPYIAKGARPRVAVVREQGVNGQVEMAAAFTRAGFEAVDVHMSDLASGRIKLADFRGFAACGGFSYGDVLGAGRGWATSILYNDYLRAEFSAFFADNTRFALGVCNGCQMMSQLKDIIPGAQHWPKFLRNTSEQYEARLATIEVLDSPSIFFKGMAGSRIPVAVAHGEGRVSFPQACSPSKAGGALRFVDNRGRPTEDYPLNPNGSPGGLTGFTAADGRVTILMPHPERVHRSVQMSWHPEKWGEDSPWMRMFRNARVWCG, encoded by the coding sequence ATGATCGCACTCGACGGGCAGAGCGCCCTCTCTCCTTTCCGCCTCGAACGCCTGAACGCACGCCTGGAAGCCATTCATCGTGGCACTCGCGTCCAGTCTTCCTGGTTTGTCTATTTCATCGATGCCGCGGTGATGCCGCAGGGCGAACAGCGCCGGCGTCTGCTCGAGGTGCTGGAGGCCAAGGATGCGGAGCCGGAGACGGCCTCGCTCTGGGTCGTGCCGCGACTGGGCACCATTTCGCCCTGGTCGAGCAAGGCCACCGACATCCTGCACGGCGCCGGCTTTGACGTACATCGCGTCGAGCGTGGCACGGCCTGGCAGGTCGCCGGGTTGCCGGAGGAGGGCTCGCCGCAGCACGAAGCCGTGATGACGGTGCTGCACGATGCGATGACGCAATCCGTGCTGACCCATCTGCGTGACGCCCAGGGCTTGTTCCTGGCGGGGCAGCCGGGTCCGCTGGTGCATATCGCCCTCGGCGGCGATGCCCGCGCCGCCCTCGCCAAGGCCAATGCCGAACTGGGCTTGGCGCTGGCCGACGACGAGATCGACTACCTCGCAGAGCGCTATGCCGAACTCGGTCGCGACCCGACCGACGCCGAACTCTTCATGTTCGCCCAGGCCAACTCCGAGCATTGCCGCCACAAGGTGTTCAACGCGAGTTGGACGCTCGACGGCAACGAACAGGAAAAGAGCCTGTTCGGCATGATCAAGAACACCCATCAGCATTCGCCGGCGCATACGTTGTCTGCCTATAAGGACAATGCGGCGGTGATCGAAGGCTACGAAGGCATGCGCTTCTTCGCCGACAAGGACGGCGTGTGGCGTGCCCATCGGGAACGCGTCGATTACGCGATCAAGGTGGAGACGCATAACCATCCGACCGCGATCGCGCCGTGGCCTGGCGCGGCGACCGGCGCGGGCGGCGAGATTCGTGACGAAGGTGCCACCGGTCGTGGTGCCAAGCCCAAGGCTGGCCTCACCGGCTTCTCGGTATCGGATCTGCGCATCCCGGGTACTCCGCGGCCGTGGGAGGTCGATCGTCCGCTGCCACCGCATATGGCCACCGCGTTCGAGATCATGCGCGATGGTCCCTTGGGTGCCGCCGCGTTCAACAACGAATTCGGACGTCCCTGTTTGGGCGGCTATTTCCGTGCCTACGAGCACGAAACCGGCGAAACCGGTGTTCGCCGTGGTTATGACAAGCCGATCATGCTCGCCGGTGGCCTCGCCAATATTCGCAGCAGCGATGTGCAGAAGCGCGAAGTGCAGCCGGGCAACAAGGTGATCGTGCTGGGCGGCCCGGCCATGCTGATCGGCCTGGGCGGTGGCGCCGCGTCGTCGGTGGCCTCGGGCACCTCGAGCAAGGAACTGGATTTCGCCTCGGTGCAGCGTGACAACGCCGAGATGGAACGCCGCTGCCAGGAAGTGATCGACGCGTGCTGGCGCCGCGGCGACAAGAACCCGATCGTCAGCGTTCATGACGTGGGCGCAGGTGGTTTGTCCAACGCCATCCCCGAGCTGCTCAACGATGCCGGCGTGGGTGGTCGTATCGATCTTTCGCGCTTGCCGTGCGATGACCCGTCGCTGTCGCCGATGCAGGTGTGGAGCAACGAGTCGCAGGAACGCTACGTGCTGGCGATCGGCGCCGAGGACCTGGCCGAATTCGAAGCCTACTGTGCACGCGAGCGCTGCCCGTATGCCGTCGTGGGCGACGCGACGGCGGAGCGCCAGCTGGTGCTGCACGATCCGCGCACCGATACGCTGGTGATCGACTTGCCGATGGATGTGCTGTTCGGCAAGCCGCCGCGCATGCATCGCGATGCCACGCGCCTGAAGCCGCGCGTCGACCTGGTGCCGGATCTCACCGGCATCGGCATGGACGAGGCGCTGCTGCGCGTATTGCGCCTGCCCACGGTGGGCAGCAAGAGCTTCCTCATCACCATCGGCGACCGCACCGTCGGCGGCCTCAACCATCGCGACCCGATGGTGGGCCCGTGGCAGGTACCGGTCGCCGATGCCGCGGTCACCATCACTGATTTCGACGGCTACACCGGCGAAGCGATGGCGATGGCCGAGCGTGCGCCGGTGGCCTTGCTCAACAGTGCCGACGCTGCCCGCCTCGCGGTCGGCGAAGCCATCACCAACCTGGCTGCCGCACCCATCGCGGCGCTCAGCGAAGTGCGCTTGTCGGCGAACTGGATGGCCGCGGTGAACTATCCGGGCGAAGACGCGGCCCTGTTCGATGCGGTGAAGGCCGTGGGCATGGAGTTGTGCCCGGAGCTGGACATTTCCATCCCGGTCGGCAAGGACTCGCTGTCCATGCAGACTGTTTGGATGGACGGCGACCAGCCGCAGCGCACGGTGTCGCCGGTATCGCTGGTGATCACTGGTTTTGCGCGCGTCACCGACGTGCGCCGCACGCTGACCCCGCAACTGCGCCTGGATCGCGGCGATTCCGAACTGTGGCTGCTTGACCTCGGTGCCTGCCGCGACCGCCTGGGCGGCTCCGCGCTTACCCAGGTGTTCAACCGTGGCGGCGGGGTGCCGCCGGATCTCGATGACGCGAAGCGCCTCAAGGGGCTGTTCGATCTGGTCCAGGAAGCGAACGCGGGTGGCTTGCTGTTGGCCTATCACGATCGCTCCGACGGCGGCGTCATCGTGACCCTGCTGGAAATGGCGTTCGCCGGTCATTGTGGCCTCGAGATCCAGCTTGACGGTTGGGCCGAAGCAACGCTGCGCGCCTTGTTCAACGAAGAGCTTGGCGCGGTCGTGCAGGTGGCATCCGCCAATCGCGAGGCGTTCGAGGCGCTGCTGGTCAAGCACGGCCTCACCGGCATGGCTTATCGCATCGGCCGCCCGAAGGAAAAGCTGGGCATCAAGTTGTTCCACAACGGCGACACCTTGTTCAAGTGGAACTGGACCACGCTGTTCGAAGCGTGGAACGAGACCAGCTCAGCCATGCAACGTCTGCGCGACAACCCGATGACGGCTGATGCCGAGCGCGAATGGCGCCTCGACGATGCCGACCCGGGCATCTCGCCCAAGCTCAGCTTCAATCCGGCGGAAGACATCGCCGCGCCGTATATCGCCAAGGGTGCGCGACCGCGCGTGGCGGTGGTGCGCGAGCAGGGCGTCAACGGCCAGGTGGAAATGGCCGCGGCGTTTACGCGTGCCGGCTTCGAGGCGGTGGACGTGCATATGTCCGACCTCGCCAGCGGCCGCATCAAGCTGGCCGACTTCCGCGGCTTCGCTGCTTGCGGCGGTTTCTCGTATGGCGACGTGCTGGGCGCCGGTCGTGGCTGGGCCACATCCATCCTCTACAACGACTACCTGCGCGCCGAGTTCAGCGCGTTCTTCGCCGACAACACGCGCTTCGCGCTGGGCGTCTGCAATGGCTGCCAGATGATGAGCCAGCTCAAGGACATCATTCCGGGCGCACAGCATTGGCCGAAGTTCCTGCGCAACACCTCGGAACAGTACGAGGCGCGCCTGGCCACGATCGAGGTGCTCGATTCGCCGAGCATCTTCTTCAAGGGCATGGCCGGTTCGCGCATTCCGGTGGCGGTGGCGCATGGCGAGGGACGCGTGAGCTTCCCGCAGGCCTGCAGTCCGTCCAAGGCGGGCGGCGCACTGCGCTTTGTCGACAACCGTGGCCGGCCGACCGAAGACTATCCGCTGAACCCGAACGGTTCGCCGGGCGGCCTTACCGGCTTCACCGCCGCGGACGGTCGTGTGACGATCCTGATGCCGCACCCCGAGCGCGTGCACCGCTCGGTACAGATGAGCTGGCATCCGGAGAAGTGGGGCGAGGATTCGCCGTGGATGCGCATGTTCCGCAATGCACGGGTATGGTGCGGCTGA
- the xerD gene encoding site-specific tyrosine recombinase XerD, whose product MQEEKPSITDADRRSIDAFIERVWSEDGLADRTLDAYRQDLEALARWLAMQGLDLRRAQRHHLSAYHGRQAVAVRSLARRQSAFRRYYAFLARTEPGFDDPTLLIERPKTPRSLPKALAEREIEGLLDAPDLGSTLGLRDRAMLELMYASGLRVSELVELPLASLNLRQGVVRVTGKGGKDRLVPIGEVAAEHIEAYLHGARPALARGRQPVALFLSNRGAGMTRQMFWTLVKRYALVAGITPKRISPHVLRHSFATHLLNHGADLRALQMLLGHSALSTTQIYTLVAKEGLKRLHAQHHPRG is encoded by the coding sequence ATGCAGGAAGAAAAACCAAGTATTACCGATGCGGACCGCCGCAGCATCGACGCCTTCATCGAACGCGTCTGGTCCGAGGATGGCCTGGCCGACCGCACGCTGGACGCCTATCGCCAGGACCTCGAGGCGCTCGCGCGGTGGCTGGCCATGCAGGGACTCGACCTGCGCCGCGCGCAGCGCCACCACTTGTCCGCCTATCACGGCCGCCAGGCGGTCGCCGTGCGTTCACTGGCGCGGCGGCAATCGGCGTTCCGCCGCTACTACGCCTTTCTGGCGCGTACCGAGCCGGGCTTCGACGATCCGACCCTGCTGATCGAGCGTCCCAAGACGCCGCGCAGCCTGCCCAAGGCGCTGGCCGAGCGCGAGATCGAAGGCCTGCTCGATGCGCCGGACCTCGGCAGCACGCTGGGACTGCGCGACCGCGCCATGCTCGAGCTGATGTACGCCTCGGGGCTGCGCGTGTCCGAACTGGTCGAGCTGCCGCTCGCATCGCTCAACCTGCGCCAGGGCGTGGTGCGGGTGACCGGCAAGGGTGGCAAGGATCGTCTGGTGCCGATCGGCGAGGTGGCGGCGGAACATATCGAGGCCTATCTCCATGGCGCGCGGCCCGCGCTGGCACGAGGACGTCAGCCCGTCGCGCTGTTTCTCAGCAATCGCGGCGCAGGCATGACGCGCCAGATGTTCTGGACCCTGGTGAAACGCTATGCCCTGGTGGCCGGCATCACGCCCAAGCGCATTTCGCCGCACGTGCTGCGTCATTCCTTCGCCACGCACCTGTTGAATCACGGCGCGGACCTGCGCGCCTTGCAGATGCTGTTGGGCCATAGCGCACTAAGCACCACGCAGATCTACACCCTGGTGGCGAAGGAAGGCCTGAAGCGCCTGCACGCCCAGCACCATCCGCGAGGCTGA
- a CDS encoding DUF2127 domain-containing protein, which yields MSEHHLTQPTSEVEAQHSIGLRVIAIYKAVKTVCLILVAAFAFHLDREQNFEKLVHWLEHLSLSDSNGLRWRLVELLQQMGPSKFVAIGLVALAYAAIFATEGTGLWLRKHWAEWFTVVATGSLIPIEFYETLHRFSWLKLGALVANVAIVIYLVRIALQPRPPKVR from the coding sequence ATGAGCGAACACCACCTTACCCAGCCGACCTCGGAAGTCGAAGCTCAGCACAGCATCGGCTTGCGCGTCATCGCCATCTACAAGGCGGTGAAAACCGTCTGCCTGATTCTGGTGGCGGCGTTCGCTTTTCATCTCGACCGCGAGCAAAACTTCGAGAAGCTGGTGCACTGGCTGGAACACCTGTCGCTCAGCGACAGCAATGGTTTGCGTTGGCGTTTGGTCGAGCTATTGCAGCAAATGGGCCCGAGCAAGTTTGTCGCGATCGGGCTGGTCGCGCTGGCCTATGCGGCGATCTTCGCCACCGAAGGTACCGGGCTTTGGTTGCGCAAGCATTGGGCGGAATGGTTCACGGTGGTCGCCACGGGTTCGCTGATTCCGATCGAGTTCTACGAGACGCTGCATCGCTTCAGCTGGTTGAAGCTGGGAGCGTTGGTGGCGAATGTCGCCATCGTGATTTACCTGGTGAGAATTGCGTTGCAGCCGCGGCCGCCGAAGGTTCGTTGA
- a CDS encoding DsbC family protein produces the protein MFKKWLLALCVSGFALNACAASEGAPSGSEDVVRKAVLSVVPTAKIDSIKPAPVPGFYQVITGGLLVYVSADGKYMMNGDLLDLTAQKNLNEAGWAAFRKAELAKVPESARIVFGPANPRYRVTVFTDVNCGYCRALHEHVAAFTKAGIALEYVAWPRDGVTDPAGRNTKIYNEMVSVWCAADRKLAFTAAKEGKTPKSATCANPVKDQFELGVKLGVTGTPTIFAEDGTMLGGYVTPEQMLELLNKGKAGG, from the coding sequence ATGTTCAAGAAATGGTTGCTGGCCCTGTGCGTCAGCGGGTTCGCGCTCAACGCCTGTGCTGCCAGCGAAGGTGCGCCGTCGGGCTCGGAGGACGTTGTGCGCAAGGCTGTGCTGTCGGTGGTGCCGACGGCGAAGATCGATTCGATCAAGCCGGCGCCGGTGCCGGGGTTCTATCAGGTGATTACCGGCGGGCTGCTGGTTTACGTCAGCGCCGACGGCAAATACATGATGAACGGCGATCTCCTCGACTTGACTGCCCAGAAGAATTTGAACGAAGCCGGTTGGGCGGCGTTTCGCAAGGCCGAGTTGGCCAAGGTGCCCGAATCCGCGCGCATTGTGTTTGGTCCGGCCAATCCACGCTACCGGGTCACGGTGTTCACTGATGTGAATTGCGGTTACTGCCGTGCACTGCACGAACACGTGGCAGCGTTCACCAAGGCCGGCATTGCACTGGAGTACGTGGCGTGGCCACGCGATGGCGTGACCGATCCGGCCGGCCGCAACACCAAGATCTACAACGAAATGGTCTCGGTCTGGTGCGCCGCCGACCGCAAGCTGGCCTTTACCGCGGCGAAGGAAGGCAAGACGCCTAAGTCGGCCACCTGCGCTAACCCAGTCAAGGATCAGTTTGAGCTGGGCGTGAAGTTGGGCGTCACCGGTACGCCGACCATCTTCGCGGAAGACGGCACCATGCTTGGCGGCTATGTGACGCCGGAGCAGATGTTGGAGTTGTTGAACAAGGGTAAGGCGGGCGGCTGA
- a CDS encoding glycosyltransferase family 2 protein → MNNSAQPSLSSVLPVSVIVVAADSGPSLRECARRVLACEVPLEFILVDNASGDGVPQAIARAYENDARLHVVYNHANLGFGPAVNRGVAQAHGKSVLVLNPDCLIDTDTLRRLLEMLATHPRAGVIGAVVCDENGVPDPASYRRDPLLSRALNTLFKRPGEGVNIEGPIPQELVEVEAVSGALMLLPHRVFEYLAGFDEDYFLHCEDLDLCRRVRDAGYRVMLAGDVRVLHGKGSSSRHRPVFVSRHKHRGMWRWFRKFDPAARKPWLSALVWLGIWTHFLLQIPGQWLRLMRRKPAGGKPGA, encoded by the coding sequence GTGAACAACTCCGCCCAACCATCCTTGTCCTCGGTACTGCCGGTCAGCGTGATCGTGGTGGCTGCCGACAGCGGCCCCTCGTTGCGCGAGTGCGCGCGCCGCGTGCTGGCCTGCGAAGTCCCGCTGGAATTCATCCTGGTCGACAATGCCTCGGGCGATGGTGTTCCCCAGGCCATTGCGCGCGCGTACGAGAACGATGCGCGCCTGCACGTCGTCTACAACCACGCCAACCTGGGCTTTGGTCCGGCGGTGAATCGTGGCGTGGCGCAGGCACATGGCAAGTCCGTGCTGGTGCTCAATCCGGATTGCCTGATCGACACCGACACGTTGCGGCGCCTGCTGGAGATGCTGGCCACCCATCCGCGCGCCGGCGTGATTGGCGCCGTCGTGTGCGACGAGAACGGTGTGCCCGACCCGGCCTCGTATCGTCGCGATCCCCTGTTGAGTCGCGCCCTGAATACCCTGTTCAAGCGCCCGGGTGAAGGCGTCAATATCGAAGGGCCGATACCGCAGGAGTTGGTAGAGGTGGAGGCGGTTTCAGGCGCGCTGATGCTGTTGCCGCACCGCGTCTTCGAATATCTCGCCGGTTTCGACGAAGACTACTTCTTGCACTGCGAGGACCTGGACCTGTGCCGCCGGGTACGCGACGCCGGTTACCGCGTAATGCTGGCAGGTGATGTGCGCGTGCTGCACGGCAAGGGCAGTTCGAGTCGGCATCGACCCGTTTTCGTCAGTCGACACAAGCATCGCGGCATGTGGCGCTGGTTCCGCAAGTTCGATCCGGCCGCCCGCAAGCCGTGGCTGTCGGCCTTGGTGTGGCTCGGCATCTGGACGCATTTTCTGTTGCAGATTCCCGGCCAATGGCTGCGTCTGATGCGGCGCAAGCCCGCTGGCGGGAAACCTGGCGCATGA